In Arthrobacter sp. MN05-02, the genomic stretch TGGCCTGGACGTGGCCCAGCAGCGCAGCCGCAGACCGGGCAAGATTGACCAGCAGTTTTTCATCTTCGGCCGTGAATGCGTTGACGGTGTCGGAGTAGACCTTCATCGCTCCTAGATTCGCAGGTGACCCCAGCAGCGGCACGCTCAGGCAGGACCGCACCCCGAGGCTTGACACGGTAGGCGTCCATCGTGGGAACCGGGGGTCCGTGCGGGTGTCGGTGATGATGACAGGCTCACCCAGCGACCAGGCCGTGAGGCATGGTCCTTCCCCGTGCTCGTACTGCAAGTCATCGGCCTCCAGCACGCGCCCATCGGTCGCTCCGACGCTGACCCGGGTGCCATGGGTGTCGATGATGCTCACGCCGGCACCCGTCGCAGCCCCGATGATGTCCCGGGCGATCTCGGCCAGACCATCGACCGCCTCATGGGCTGTCTGCTCCGTCAGCAGATAACCAGCCGTGCGACCGAAGACCGTCAAGAGCTCCGACGGAGGAGACCCCGCACCGGACGGA encodes the following:
- a CDS encoding transcriptional regulator, whose protein sequence is MNTPLSSPNPSNPRGPSGAGSPPSELLTVFGRTAGYLLTEQTAHEAVDGLAEIARDIIGAATGAGVSIIDTHGTRVSVGATDGRVLEADDLQYEHGEGPCLTAWSLGEPVIITDTRTDPRFPRWTPTVSSLGVRSCLSVPLLGSPANLGAMKVYSDTVNAFTAEDEKLLVNLARSAAALLGHVQASDTPQRISADVRASLTERDTIGVARGILMERLDLDRQAAMSHLLQIATDANTPIGVMAATISERQDGTDLFPER